One region of Girardinichthys multiradiatus isolate DD_20200921_A chromosome 1, DD_fGirMul_XY1, whole genome shotgun sequence genomic DNA includes:
- the arhgef3l gene encoding rho guanine nucleotide exchange factor (GEF) 3, like isoform X3 has product MEVEETGEMRTSWPVSGDMHSVFGDHVGDEEEDEEGEMMGDNKDSEEPSNKRVKPVTKSNSLTGVITPVKTPALKRIGQSISRSISFRTDARPLPPAPLRSRTKASSFPRRRNSQCWSDTVESHDLTAKEIKRQEVIYELTQGERQLIEDLSLLKKVYYEPMLKLNIMTESELGQIFGTLDTLIPLHEDLLARLERLRGSEKTVGEVGPTLLNWFPCLEAYVTYCCNQVGAKALLDLKKQEKRVEQFLSLCQESSFSRKLDLWNFLDLPRSRLVKYPLLLREIQKCTPPEHPDEDTLPDALELIQSIVAEVNKKTGEAECQFYRRGLTYLEESQRIPEIHQSRFLYCHGELKTNKGQRLHVFLFELALVLTRPGEDRDGGQAFNVYRQPLPNTLINLEEIPDSEAGGGGTFRGAFTGGNDKVKNCFRVSSRGRSKVNPYCLQANDSFSKQQWITCLRQAIVQSRDRTAQTSQSPISLHADPALCHIADLSLSSDTVMTDHTSR; this is encoded by the exons ATGGAAGTGGAGGAGACTGGTGAAATGAGGACTTCCTG GCCTGTGTCAGGAGATATGCACTCTGTCTTCGGTGACCATGTTGGG gatgaggaggaagatgaggagggGGAAATGATGGGTGATAATAAGGATTCAgag GAGCCCAGTAACAAAAGGGTCAAACCTGTGACTAAATCCAACAGCCTGACGGGTGTCATAACACCAGTGAAGACCCCTGCTCTTAAACGCATAGGGCAGTCTATTTCG CGGTCCATCAGCTTTCGCACAGATGCTCGACCTTTGCCCCCAGCCCCTCTGCGTAGTCGCACTAAGGCCTCGTCGTTTCCACGTAGGCGCAACAGCCAATGTTGGAGCGACACTGTGGAGAGCCATGACCTGACTGCAAAGGAAATCAAACGCCAAGAG GTGATCTATGAGCTGACTCAGGGAGAAAGACAACTTATAGAAGACCTCAGTTTGCTCAAGAAG GTGTACTACGAGCCCATGTTGAAGTTGAATATAATGACAGAAAGTGAGCTTGGACAAATCTTCGGGACTTTAGATACCCTCATTCCGCTGCATGAAG ATCTTCTGGCTCGTCTTGAACGACTGAGGGGCTCAGAGAAGACAGTTGGAGAAGTGGGGCCAACTCTGTTGAACTGG TTCCCCTGCCTGGAAGCCTATGTCACATACTGCTGCAACCAGGTGGGAGCCAAAGCTTTGCTGGACCTAAAGAAGCAGGAAAAAAGAGTCGAACAATTCCTGAGCCTGTGTCAGGAGTCTTCGTTTAGTAGAAAATTGGACTTGTGGAACTTTCTGGACCTACCTCGGAGCCGCCTGGTTAAATACCCGCTGTTGTTGAGGGAGATACAGAAGTGCACACCTCCAGAGCACCCGGATGAGGACACATTGCCTGATGCT CTGGAGCTGATCCAGAGCATCGTGGCCGAGGTGAACAAGAAGACGGGGGAAGCAGAGTGCCAGTTCTATAGGCGAGGACTGACCTACCTCGAAGAAAGCCAGAGAATACCTGAGATCCACCAGTCTCGCTTCCTGTACTGCCATGGAGAGCTCAAGACCAACAAGGGACAG AGGCTGCATGTATTCCTGTTTGAGCTGGCTTTGGTGCTGACCAGACCAGGAGAGGACAGAGACGGCGGACAAGCGTTTAATGTGTACCGGCAGCCTCTGCCCAACACATTGATAAATTTAGAGGAGATCCCAGACAGTGaggctggaggaggaggaaccTTCAGAGGAGCGTTCACCGGAGGAAATGATAAAG TGAAGAACTGCTTCCGTGTGAGCAGCAGAGGGCGCTCCAAAGTCAACCCTTACTGCTTGCAGGCCAACGACTCCTTCAGCAAGCAGCAGTGGATCACCTGCCTGCGCCAGGCCATCGTTCAGTCACGGGACAGGACTGCTCAGACCAGCCAGTCGCCGATCTCCCTCCACGCTGATCCCGCCCTTTGTCACATAGCCGATCTCAGCCTCAGCTCGGACACGGTCATGACAGACCACACTAGTCGCTGA
- the usp21 gene encoding ubiquitin carboxyl-terminal hydrolase 21 isoform X2 has translation MPGSSGVNVEGSCDALCRTLVSQNGLQRETADISQSVLYTSLMGLLLVADNECFLNAVVQCLSHTRVLRNYCLLKSYKHEKFSKEEAKLMDTFSQVLSGLWDVREEDNVVNPRQFYSIFKEAVPYFSGYSQQDAQEFLRFLLDKLHTEINRRPYVKRTGKELEQTYVRFRISEEANAMWKKHLERDDSIIVDLFSGQLRSSLHCSVCSHYSNTFDVFCDLSLPIPKKSSRGEVSLQECLDLFSQEEKLDKENSPMCERCDRRTECSKRLSIQRFPQVIVIHLNRFTTSRWSISKSTVSVSFPLKNLDLGPYGPVDSGSVLYDLYAICNHAGTVNMGHYTACCLDENGWCFYNDSSVTQLTENQIQTNQAYVLFYQRSNSTPTVRK, from the exons ATGCCTGGTTCCAGTGGGGTCAACGTGGAGGGCTCCTGTGATGCCCTGTGTCGAACCCTGGTTTCTCAGAACGGTCTACAGAGAGAGACAGCAGACATCTCCCAGTCTGTCCTTTATACGTCCCTGATGGGCCTACTGCTGGTTGCTGACAATGAG TGCTTCTTGAATGCAGTGGTCCAGTGTTTGTCCCACACTCGTGTGTTGCGCAACTATTGTCTTTTAAAGTCTTACAAGCATGAGAAGTTTTCAAAAGAGGAGGCAAAGCTCATGGACA CTTTCTCGCAGGTGCTCTCAGGTCTTTGGGATGTTAGGGAAGAAGACAATGTTGTTAATCCTCGAcagttttacagcatttttaaagAAGCAGTGCCTTACTTCAGTGGTTACag TCAGCAGGATGCTCAGGAGTTTCTCAGGTTCCTACTGGACAAGCTACATACCGAAATAAATCGCAGGCCTTATGTTAAAAGAACCGGGAAGGAGCTTGAGCAAACATACGTCAGATTTAG AATTTCAGAAGAGGCAAATGCCATGTGGAAGAAGCACTTGGAGAGGGATGACAGCATAATAGTAG ACCTTTTCTCAGGTCAGCTGCGGAGCTCGCTGCACTGCTCGGTTTGCTCGCACTACTCCAACACGTTCGATGTCTTCTGTGATCTGTCGCTGCCCATCCCTAAAAAGAGCTCCAGAGGGGAGGTCAGTCTGCAGGAGTGCCTGGACCTCTTCTCTCAGGAGGAGAAACTAGACAAGGAAAACTCACCA ATGTGTGAGAGATGTGACAGGCGTACCGAGTGCAGCAAGCGGCTTTCCATCCAGAGGTTTCCTCAGGTTATTGTAATCC ATCTAAACCGTTTTACAACATCCAGGTGGTCTATCAGTAAAAGCACAGTGTCTGTGTCTTTCCCCCTCAAGAACCTGGACCTCGGACCGTACGGACCTGTCGACTCCG GCTCAGTTCTATATGATTTATATGCAATTTGTAACCATGCTGGGACTGTGAACATGGGCCACTACACGGCCTGCTGTTTGGATGAAAACGGATGGTGCTTCTACAATGACTCCAG TGTGACCCAGCTCACAGAGAACCAGATTCAGACAAATCAAGCCTATGTCCTGTTCTACCAACGCAGCAACAGCACACCCACTGTCAGGAAATAG
- the arhgef3l gene encoding rho guanine nucleotide exchange factor (GEF) 3, like isoform X1, producing the protein MEVEETGEMRTSWPVSGDMHSVFGDHVGKKRKQDPIHEPVIRIIEDEEEDEEGEMMGDNKDSEEPSNKRVKPVTKSNSLTGVITPVKTPALKRIGQSISRSISFRTDARPLPPAPLRSRTKASSFPRRRNSQCWSDTVESHDLTAKEIKRQEVIYELTQGERQLIEDLSLLKKVYYEPMLKLNIMTESELGQIFGTLDTLIPLHEDLLARLERLRGSEKTVGEVGPTLLNWFPCLEAYVTYCCNQVGAKALLDLKKQEKRVEQFLSLCQESSFSRKLDLWNFLDLPRSRLVKYPLLLREIQKCTPPEHPDEDTLPDALELIQSIVAEVNKKTGEAECQFYRRGLTYLEESQRIPEIHQSRFLYCHGELKTNKGQRLHVFLFELALVLTRPGEDRDGGQAFNVYRQPLPNTLINLEEIPDSEAGGGGTFRGAFTGGNDKVKNCFRVSSRGRSKVNPYCLQANDSFSKQQWITCLRQAIVQSRDRTAQTSQSPISLHADPALCHIADLSLSSDTVMTDHTSR; encoded by the exons ATGGAAGTGGAGGAGACTGGTGAAATGAGGACTTCCTG GCCTGTGTCAGGAGATATGCACTCTGTCTTCGGTGACCATGTTGGG AAGAAGCGAAAACAAGACCCGATCCATGAACCTGTGATCAGAATCATAGAG gatgaggaggaagatgaggagggGGAAATGATGGGTGATAATAAGGATTCAgag GAGCCCAGTAACAAAAGGGTCAAACCTGTGACTAAATCCAACAGCCTGACGGGTGTCATAACACCAGTGAAGACCCCTGCTCTTAAACGCATAGGGCAGTCTATTTCG CGGTCCATCAGCTTTCGCACAGATGCTCGACCTTTGCCCCCAGCCCCTCTGCGTAGTCGCACTAAGGCCTCGTCGTTTCCACGTAGGCGCAACAGCCAATGTTGGAGCGACACTGTGGAGAGCCATGACCTGACTGCAAAGGAAATCAAACGCCAAGAG GTGATCTATGAGCTGACTCAGGGAGAAAGACAACTTATAGAAGACCTCAGTTTGCTCAAGAAG GTGTACTACGAGCCCATGTTGAAGTTGAATATAATGACAGAAAGTGAGCTTGGACAAATCTTCGGGACTTTAGATACCCTCATTCCGCTGCATGAAG ATCTTCTGGCTCGTCTTGAACGACTGAGGGGCTCAGAGAAGACAGTTGGAGAAGTGGGGCCAACTCTGTTGAACTGG TTCCCCTGCCTGGAAGCCTATGTCACATACTGCTGCAACCAGGTGGGAGCCAAAGCTTTGCTGGACCTAAAGAAGCAGGAAAAAAGAGTCGAACAATTCCTGAGCCTGTGTCAGGAGTCTTCGTTTAGTAGAAAATTGGACTTGTGGAACTTTCTGGACCTACCTCGGAGCCGCCTGGTTAAATACCCGCTGTTGTTGAGGGAGATACAGAAGTGCACACCTCCAGAGCACCCGGATGAGGACACATTGCCTGATGCT CTGGAGCTGATCCAGAGCATCGTGGCCGAGGTGAACAAGAAGACGGGGGAAGCAGAGTGCCAGTTCTATAGGCGAGGACTGACCTACCTCGAAGAAAGCCAGAGAATACCTGAGATCCACCAGTCTCGCTTCCTGTACTGCCATGGAGAGCTCAAGACCAACAAGGGACAG AGGCTGCATGTATTCCTGTTTGAGCTGGCTTTGGTGCTGACCAGACCAGGAGAGGACAGAGACGGCGGACAAGCGTTTAATGTGTACCGGCAGCCTCTGCCCAACACATTGATAAATTTAGAGGAGATCCCAGACAGTGaggctggaggaggaggaaccTTCAGAGGAGCGTTCACCGGAGGAAATGATAAAG TGAAGAACTGCTTCCGTGTGAGCAGCAGAGGGCGCTCCAAAGTCAACCCTTACTGCTTGCAGGCCAACGACTCCTTCAGCAAGCAGCAGTGGATCACCTGCCTGCGCCAGGCCATCGTTCAGTCACGGGACAGGACTGCTCAGACCAGCCAGTCGCCGATCTCCCTCCACGCTGATCCCGCCCTTTGTCACATAGCCGATCTCAGCCTCAGCTCGGACACGGTCATGACAGACCACACTAGTCGCTGA
- the usp21 gene encoding ubiquitin carboxyl-terminal hydrolase 21 isoform X1 produces the protein MPGSSGVNVEGSCDALCRTLVSQNGLQRETADISQSVLYTSLMGLLLVADNEKEPLTVGSGRVGLRNIGNTCFLNAVVQCLSHTRVLRNYCLLKSYKHEKFSKEEAKLMDTFSQVLSGLWDVREEDNVVNPRQFYSIFKEAVPYFSGYSQQDAQEFLRFLLDKLHTEINRRPYVKRTGKELEQTYVRFRISEEANAMWKKHLERDDSIIVDLFSGQLRSSLHCSVCSHYSNTFDVFCDLSLPIPKKSSRGEVSLQECLDLFSQEEKLDKENSPMCERCDRRTECSKRLSIQRFPQVIVIHLNRFTTSRWSISKSTVSVSFPLKNLDLGPYGPVDSGSVLYDLYAICNHAGTVNMGHYTACCLDENGWCFYNDSSVTQLTENQIQTNQAYVLFYQRSNSTPTVRK, from the exons ATGCCTGGTTCCAGTGGGGTCAACGTGGAGGGCTCCTGTGATGCCCTGTGTCGAACCCTGGTTTCTCAGAACGGTCTACAGAGAGAGACAGCAGACATCTCCCAGTCTGTCCTTTATACGTCCCTGATGGGCCTACTGCTGGTTGCTGACAATGAG AAAGAGCCACTTACTGTAGGAAGTGGAAGAGTTGGTCTCAGAAACATTGGGAATACA TGCTTCTTGAATGCAGTGGTCCAGTGTTTGTCCCACACTCGTGTGTTGCGCAACTATTGTCTTTTAAAGTCTTACAAGCATGAGAAGTTTTCAAAAGAGGAGGCAAAGCTCATGGACA CTTTCTCGCAGGTGCTCTCAGGTCTTTGGGATGTTAGGGAAGAAGACAATGTTGTTAATCCTCGAcagttttacagcatttttaaagAAGCAGTGCCTTACTTCAGTGGTTACag TCAGCAGGATGCTCAGGAGTTTCTCAGGTTCCTACTGGACAAGCTACATACCGAAATAAATCGCAGGCCTTATGTTAAAAGAACCGGGAAGGAGCTTGAGCAAACATACGTCAGATTTAG AATTTCAGAAGAGGCAAATGCCATGTGGAAGAAGCACTTGGAGAGGGATGACAGCATAATAGTAG ACCTTTTCTCAGGTCAGCTGCGGAGCTCGCTGCACTGCTCGGTTTGCTCGCACTACTCCAACACGTTCGATGTCTTCTGTGATCTGTCGCTGCCCATCCCTAAAAAGAGCTCCAGAGGGGAGGTCAGTCTGCAGGAGTGCCTGGACCTCTTCTCTCAGGAGGAGAAACTAGACAAGGAAAACTCACCA ATGTGTGAGAGATGTGACAGGCGTACCGAGTGCAGCAAGCGGCTTTCCATCCAGAGGTTTCCTCAGGTTATTGTAATCC ATCTAAACCGTTTTACAACATCCAGGTGGTCTATCAGTAAAAGCACAGTGTCTGTGTCTTTCCCCCTCAAGAACCTGGACCTCGGACCGTACGGACCTGTCGACTCCG GCTCAGTTCTATATGATTTATATGCAATTTGTAACCATGCTGGGACTGTGAACATGGGCCACTACACGGCCTGCTGTTTGGATGAAAACGGATGGTGCTTCTACAATGACTCCAG TGTGACCCAGCTCACAGAGAACCAGATTCAGACAAATCAAGCCTATGTCCTGTTCTACCAACGCAGCAACAGCACACCCACTGTCAGGAAATAG
- the LOC124865817 gene encoding rho-related GTP-binding protein RhoA-C-like, with amino-acid sequence MTAVRKKLVIVGDGACGKTCLLIVFSKDQFPDVYVPTVFENYVADIVVEGKQVQLALWDTAGQEDYDRLRPLSYPDTDVILVCFSVNSPDSLANVAEKWTPEVKHFCPHVPIILVGNKKDLRSDENAIEMLAKIQQEPVTFEDGKEMAQRISAYSYQECSAKTKDGVRQVFEMAARAALTNSSRGKKSGCTLL; translated from the exons ATGACTGCTGTCAGGAAGAAGTTGGTGATCGTTGGGGACGGTGCTTGTGGGAAGACCTGTCTGCTCATTGTTTTCAGTAAAGACCAGTTTCCTGATGTCTACGTACCTACTGTGTTTGAGAACTATGTGGCAGACATTGTAGTGGAAGGGAAACAG GTTCAACTGGCACTTTGGGACACAGCTGGTCAGGAAGATTATGATCGACTGAGGCCTCTTTCCTATCCAGACACTGATGTAATCCTCGTGTGCTTCTCTGTGAACAGCCCGGACAGTTTAG CAAATGTTGCAGAAAAGTGGACTCCTGAAGTGAAACACTTCTGTCCTCATGTTCCCATAATTCTGGTGGGGAACAAAAAGGACCTTCGCAGCGATGAGAATGCTATAGAAATGCTTGCCAAAATACAACAG GAGCCAGTTACGTTTGAAGATGGCAAAGAGATGGCTCAACGCATTAGTGCCTACAGCTACCAGGAGTGTTCTGCCAAAACCAAGGATGGCGTGAGGCAAGTATTTGAGATGGCAGCTAGGGCAGCATTGACGAATAGCAGTCGTGGGAAGAAGTCGGGCTGCACGCTTTTATAA
- the arhgef3l gene encoding rho guanine nucleotide exchange factor (GEF) 3, like isoform X4, translating to MFQDEEEDEEGEMMGDNKDSEEPSNKRVKPVTKSNSLTGVITPVKTPALKRIGQSISRSISFRTDARPLPPAPLRSRTKASSFPRRRNSQCWSDTVESHDLTAKEIKRQEVIYELTQGERQLIEDLSLLKKVYYEPMLKLNIMTESELGQIFGTLDTLIPLHEDLLARLERLRGSEKTVGEVGPTLLNWFPCLEAYVTYCCNQVGAKALLDLKKQEKRVEQFLSLCQESSFSRKLDLWNFLDLPRSRLVKYPLLLREIQKCTPPEHPDEDTLPDALELIQSIVAEVNKKTGEAECQFYRRGLTYLEESQRIPEIHQSRFLYCHGELKTNKGQRLHVFLFELALVLTRPGEDRDGGQAFNVYRQPLPNTLINLEEIPDSEAGGGGTFRGAFTGGNDKVKNCFRVSSRGRSKVNPYCLQANDSFSKQQWITCLRQAIVQSRDRTAQTSQSPISLHADPALCHIADLSLSSDTVMTDHTSR from the exons ATGTTtcag gatgaggaggaagatgaggagggGGAAATGATGGGTGATAATAAGGATTCAgag GAGCCCAGTAACAAAAGGGTCAAACCTGTGACTAAATCCAACAGCCTGACGGGTGTCATAACACCAGTGAAGACCCCTGCTCTTAAACGCATAGGGCAGTCTATTTCG CGGTCCATCAGCTTTCGCACAGATGCTCGACCTTTGCCCCCAGCCCCTCTGCGTAGTCGCACTAAGGCCTCGTCGTTTCCACGTAGGCGCAACAGCCAATGTTGGAGCGACACTGTGGAGAGCCATGACCTGACTGCAAAGGAAATCAAACGCCAAGAG GTGATCTATGAGCTGACTCAGGGAGAAAGACAACTTATAGAAGACCTCAGTTTGCTCAAGAAG GTGTACTACGAGCCCATGTTGAAGTTGAATATAATGACAGAAAGTGAGCTTGGACAAATCTTCGGGACTTTAGATACCCTCATTCCGCTGCATGAAG ATCTTCTGGCTCGTCTTGAACGACTGAGGGGCTCAGAGAAGACAGTTGGAGAAGTGGGGCCAACTCTGTTGAACTGG TTCCCCTGCCTGGAAGCCTATGTCACATACTGCTGCAACCAGGTGGGAGCCAAAGCTTTGCTGGACCTAAAGAAGCAGGAAAAAAGAGTCGAACAATTCCTGAGCCTGTGTCAGGAGTCTTCGTTTAGTAGAAAATTGGACTTGTGGAACTTTCTGGACCTACCTCGGAGCCGCCTGGTTAAATACCCGCTGTTGTTGAGGGAGATACAGAAGTGCACACCTCCAGAGCACCCGGATGAGGACACATTGCCTGATGCT CTGGAGCTGATCCAGAGCATCGTGGCCGAGGTGAACAAGAAGACGGGGGAAGCAGAGTGCCAGTTCTATAGGCGAGGACTGACCTACCTCGAAGAAAGCCAGAGAATACCTGAGATCCACCAGTCTCGCTTCCTGTACTGCCATGGAGAGCTCAAGACCAACAAGGGACAG AGGCTGCATGTATTCCTGTTTGAGCTGGCTTTGGTGCTGACCAGACCAGGAGAGGACAGAGACGGCGGACAAGCGTTTAATGTGTACCGGCAGCCTCTGCCCAACACATTGATAAATTTAGAGGAGATCCCAGACAGTGaggctggaggaggaggaaccTTCAGAGGAGCGTTCACCGGAGGAAATGATAAAG TGAAGAACTGCTTCCGTGTGAGCAGCAGAGGGCGCTCCAAAGTCAACCCTTACTGCTTGCAGGCCAACGACTCCTTCAGCAAGCAGCAGTGGATCACCTGCCTGCGCCAGGCCATCGTTCAGTCACGGGACAGGACTGCTCAGACCAGCCAGTCGCCGATCTCCCTCCACGCTGATCCCGCCCTTTGTCACATAGCCGATCTCAGCCTCAGCTCGGACACGGTCATGACAGACCACACTAGTCGCTGA
- the arhgef3l gene encoding rho guanine nucleotide exchange factor (GEF) 3, like isoform X2 translates to MEVEETGEMRTSWPVSGDMHSVFGDHVGKRKQDPIHEPVIRIIEDEEEDEEGEMMGDNKDSEEPSNKRVKPVTKSNSLTGVITPVKTPALKRIGQSISRSISFRTDARPLPPAPLRSRTKASSFPRRRNSQCWSDTVESHDLTAKEIKRQEVIYELTQGERQLIEDLSLLKKVYYEPMLKLNIMTESELGQIFGTLDTLIPLHEDLLARLERLRGSEKTVGEVGPTLLNWFPCLEAYVTYCCNQVGAKALLDLKKQEKRVEQFLSLCQESSFSRKLDLWNFLDLPRSRLVKYPLLLREIQKCTPPEHPDEDTLPDALELIQSIVAEVNKKTGEAECQFYRRGLTYLEESQRIPEIHQSRFLYCHGELKTNKGQRLHVFLFELALVLTRPGEDRDGGQAFNVYRQPLPNTLINLEEIPDSEAGGGGTFRGAFTGGNDKVKNCFRVSSRGRSKVNPYCLQANDSFSKQQWITCLRQAIVQSRDRTAQTSQSPISLHADPALCHIADLSLSSDTVMTDHTSR, encoded by the exons ATGGAAGTGGAGGAGACTGGTGAAATGAGGACTTCCTG GCCTGTGTCAGGAGATATGCACTCTGTCTTCGGTGACCATGTTGGG AAGCGAAAACAAGACCCGATCCATGAACCTGTGATCAGAATCATAGAG gatgaggaggaagatgaggagggGGAAATGATGGGTGATAATAAGGATTCAgag GAGCCCAGTAACAAAAGGGTCAAACCTGTGACTAAATCCAACAGCCTGACGGGTGTCATAACACCAGTGAAGACCCCTGCTCTTAAACGCATAGGGCAGTCTATTTCG CGGTCCATCAGCTTTCGCACAGATGCTCGACCTTTGCCCCCAGCCCCTCTGCGTAGTCGCACTAAGGCCTCGTCGTTTCCACGTAGGCGCAACAGCCAATGTTGGAGCGACACTGTGGAGAGCCATGACCTGACTGCAAAGGAAATCAAACGCCAAGAG GTGATCTATGAGCTGACTCAGGGAGAAAGACAACTTATAGAAGACCTCAGTTTGCTCAAGAAG GTGTACTACGAGCCCATGTTGAAGTTGAATATAATGACAGAAAGTGAGCTTGGACAAATCTTCGGGACTTTAGATACCCTCATTCCGCTGCATGAAG ATCTTCTGGCTCGTCTTGAACGACTGAGGGGCTCAGAGAAGACAGTTGGAGAAGTGGGGCCAACTCTGTTGAACTGG TTCCCCTGCCTGGAAGCCTATGTCACATACTGCTGCAACCAGGTGGGAGCCAAAGCTTTGCTGGACCTAAAGAAGCAGGAAAAAAGAGTCGAACAATTCCTGAGCCTGTGTCAGGAGTCTTCGTTTAGTAGAAAATTGGACTTGTGGAACTTTCTGGACCTACCTCGGAGCCGCCTGGTTAAATACCCGCTGTTGTTGAGGGAGATACAGAAGTGCACACCTCCAGAGCACCCGGATGAGGACACATTGCCTGATGCT CTGGAGCTGATCCAGAGCATCGTGGCCGAGGTGAACAAGAAGACGGGGGAAGCAGAGTGCCAGTTCTATAGGCGAGGACTGACCTACCTCGAAGAAAGCCAGAGAATACCTGAGATCCACCAGTCTCGCTTCCTGTACTGCCATGGAGAGCTCAAGACCAACAAGGGACAG AGGCTGCATGTATTCCTGTTTGAGCTGGCTTTGGTGCTGACCAGACCAGGAGAGGACAGAGACGGCGGACAAGCGTTTAATGTGTACCGGCAGCCTCTGCCCAACACATTGATAAATTTAGAGGAGATCCCAGACAGTGaggctggaggaggaggaaccTTCAGAGGAGCGTTCACCGGAGGAAATGATAAAG TGAAGAACTGCTTCCGTGTGAGCAGCAGAGGGCGCTCCAAAGTCAACCCTTACTGCTTGCAGGCCAACGACTCCTTCAGCAAGCAGCAGTGGATCACCTGCCTGCGCCAGGCCATCGTTCAGTCACGGGACAGGACTGCTCAGACCAGCCAGTCGCCGATCTCCCTCCACGCTGATCCCGCCCTTTGTCACATAGCCGATCTCAGCCTCAGCTCGGACACGGTCATGACAGACCACACTAGTCGCTGA